In Streptomyces rapamycinicus NRRL 5491, the genomic stretch CGTGAGGCTCCAGGTGATGCCGTTCTCCTTCGGCGGGCACGCGGGGGAGAGCGGGGCGTTCACCCGGCTGCGCTTCCCCGAGTCCGACCTCCCCGACATCGTCTATCTGGAGCAGCTCACCAGCGCGCTCTATCTGGACAAGCGCGATGAAGTCTCGCTGTACGAGCGGGTGTTGGAGCGACTCAGTGCGGACAGCCTCTCTCCTGAGGAGAGCCGGGATTTGCTCCGGGGACTCCTTCGCGATGCCTGACCCGTCAGTACGATGACGTGTCGTCAGGAATACCCCCCACACGTGCGCGGCTGTCGGGGACCGGCACCGCGTCCTGAAGATAGGGATGGCATGTCCTACTTCTCCGAGTTGGCCCTTCAGTTCATCGACGGCGAGTGGCGCGGCGGATGCGGTTCCTGGGACATCGTCGACTTCAACCCCTATAACGGGGAGAAGCTGGCCTCCATCACCGTGGCGACCGTCGAGGAGGTGGACCTGGCCTACCGGGCGGCCGAGCGGGCGCAGCCGGAGTGGGGCGCCACCAACCCCTACGCCCGGCGGGCGGTGTTCGAGCGGGCGCTGCGGATCATCGAGGACCGGGAGAAGGAGCTCTCCGAGACGATCATCGCGGAGTGCGGCGGCACCCATGTGAAGGCGGGCTTCGAGCTGCACCTCGCCAAGGAGTTCCTGCGCGAGGCGATCCAGCTGGCGCTGCGGCCCGAGGGCCGCATCCTGCCGTCGCCGGTGGACGGCAAGGAGAACCGCCTCTACCGGCTGCCGGTGGGCGTGGTCGGCGTCATCAGCCCGTTCAACTTCCCCTTCCTGCTGTCGCTGAAGTCGGTGGCACCCGCGCTGGCCCTCGGCAACGCCGTCGTCCTCAAGCCGCACCAGAACACCCCGGTCTGCGGCGGCGGTCTGGTCGCCAGGATCTTCGAGGAGGCCGGGCTGCCCGCCGGGCTGCTCAATGTCGTGGTCACCGACATAGCGGAGATCGGCGACGCCCTGATCGAGCACCCCATACCGAAGGTGATCTCCTTCACCGGCTCGGACAAGGTCGGCCGGCACGTCGCCACCGTGGCCGCCTCCCACTTCAAGCGCACGGTCCTGGAGCTGGGCGGCAACAGCGCGCTGGTCGTGCTGGACGACGCCGACCTGGACTACGCGGTGGACGCGGCCGTCTTCAGCCGCTTCGTCCACCAGGGGCAGGTCTGCATGGCGGCCAACCGGGTGCTGGTGGACCGGGCGGTCGAGCGGGAGTTCACGAGGAAGTTCGTGGCCAAGGTGGCGACCCTGAAGGTGGGCGATCCGGTCGACCCCACCACGCACATCGGCCCGCTGATCAACGAGGGCCAGGCCGAGGCGATCACCCAGCTCGTGGACCAGACGATCGCCGAGGGCGCCACCGCGCTGGTGCGCGGGCGGACCGAGGGCACCCTGATGGGGCCGACCGTGCTCAGCGGGGTCCCGGAGGGCTCGGCGATCCTCGGCCAGGAGATCTTCGGCCCGGTGGTGACGCTGATTCCGTTCGACGGCGACGACGAGGCCGTACAGATCGCCAATGACACGGACTACGGGCTCAGCGGGGCCGTGCACACCGCCGATATAGAGCGCGGGGTGCGGTTCGCCCGGCGGATCCGCACCGGGATGATCCATGTGAACGACAGCACGGTCCACGACGAGCCGATCGTGCCGTTCGGCGGGGAGAAGCACTCCGGTCTCGGGCGGCTCAACGGGGAGTCGATGATCGAGGACTTCACCACCACCAAGTGGATCTCCATCCAGCACGGCCGGAGCCAGTTCCCGTTCTGAAGGAACGGGGTCCGCTCGCGGACAGAAGCTGACCGCAAGCCTTCCTAACGTGGGGTTCGTCGAAGGGCACCGGACCCGGGCGCCCTCCAGATGAGAGGCGGCAGCCATGCCCGTGATCGTGAACCCCGAGGCCTGTCAGAACGAGTGCGGCGCGCTGCTGGCGTACCTGGACGCACAGCGCGGCGGCATCCGGCGCTCGGTGCACGGCCTGACCGAGGAGCAGGCCCGCAGCGTCCCCAGCGCGAGCGCGCTCTCGCTGGCCGGGGTGCTCAAGCACGTGGTCACGGGCGAGCGCGGCTGGCTGCGCGTCCTCCAGGGCAAGGCGGGGGACCCCAAGGACCAGATGGCCGAGTGGGAGCACACCTTCGAGCCCACAGAGGACGAGACGGTGGAGGCGCTGCTCGCGCTGTACGACGAGGTGGCGCGGGAGACCGACGAGGCCGTACG encodes the following:
- a CDS encoding aldehyde dehydrogenase family protein; translated protein: MSYFSELALQFIDGEWRGGCGSWDIVDFNPYNGEKLASITVATVEEVDLAYRAAERAQPEWGATNPYARRAVFERALRIIEDREKELSETIIAECGGTHVKAGFELHLAKEFLREAIQLALRPEGRILPSPVDGKENRLYRLPVGVVGVISPFNFPFLLSLKSVAPALALGNAVVLKPHQNTPVCGGGLVARIFEEAGLPAGLLNVVVTDIAEIGDALIEHPIPKVISFTGSDKVGRHVATVAASHFKRTVLELGGNSALVVLDDADLDYAVDAAVFSRFVHQGQVCMAANRVLVDRAVEREFTRKFVAKVATLKVGDPVDPTTHIGPLINEGQAEAITQLVDQTIAEGATALVRGRTEGTLMGPTVLSGVPEGSAILGQEIFGPVVTLIPFDGDDEAVQIANDTDYGLSGAVHTADIERGVRFARRIRTGMIHVNDSTVHDEPIVPFGGEKHSGLGRLNGESMIEDFTTTKWISIQHGRSQFPF
- a CDS encoding DinB family protein, translated to MPVIVNPEACQNECGALLAYLDAQRGGIRRSVHGLTEEQARSVPSASALSLAGVLKHVVTGERGWLRVLQGKAGDPKDQMAEWEHTFEPTEDETVEALLALYDEVARETDEAVRALPSLDETFEALRLPWDEGGTRTWRWAVLHLIEEVARHAGHADVIRETIDGKGAFDLVFETGAMPEPDWSVLER